The following are encoded together in the Acidicapsa ligni genome:
- a CDS encoding FAD-dependent oxidoreductase, whose translation MSAVEGKKIAIVGGGPGGLTLARLLQQGGAQVSVYERDQSRRARVQGSALDLHEDSGLAALQAAGLIDAFWVNHRPDLDSLRLTDAYGTILHDHPRRMSGAGKRPEIERGPLRDLLLDSLQPGTVEWDCKLDSAEMQGEQVLLRFAGGKTALADIAIGSDGANSRLRELVTTIRPEYVGVSLVEGLVPAAKQTIPELWDLLGGSALIALGYERTIGMGTKPDGSVLIYAGLKTHDDTARQSLEEASSPDQRVAWFHTNFEGWSELWEPLFREAVSMVWRPLLVCPSNQHWEPKPNVTLVGDAAHVMPPYAGEGVNMAMLDALVLSKFLLGEKTSSGAIAMYEEEMFARMRHMTADTMANTEMFYAPDASNRVVALFRSFGGAEAAPPNEFSSL comes from the coding sequence ATGAGTGCTGTTGAAGGAAAGAAGATCGCGATTGTCGGCGGAGGACCAGGTGGGCTGACGCTGGCCCGGCTGCTGCAGCAAGGCGGTGCGCAGGTCTCAGTGTATGAGCGTGACCAGAGCCGCAGGGCGCGCGTCCAGGGCAGCGCATTGGACCTCCATGAAGACTCTGGACTGGCCGCGCTGCAAGCTGCCGGCTTGATCGATGCTTTCTGGGTCAACCATCGGCCAGACCTCGATAGTCTTCGCCTTACCGATGCTTATGGAACTATTCTTCACGATCATCCTCGCCGGATGTCCGGTGCCGGGAAGCGGCCTGAGATCGAGCGCGGACCGTTGCGCGATCTTCTGCTCGATTCGCTTCAGCCCGGCACTGTGGAATGGGATTGCAAACTCGACTCGGCAGAGATGCAGGGCGAGCAAGTGCTGTTACGTTTTGCGGGCGGAAAGACGGCACTGGCAGACATCGCCATTGGCAGCGACGGTGCGAACTCTCGCTTGCGCGAGTTGGTCACTACCATCCGGCCGGAGTATGTCGGGGTGTCGCTCGTAGAGGGGTTGGTTCCTGCGGCAAAGCAGACCATACCGGAGTTGTGGGATCTCCTCGGTGGGTCAGCGCTAATCGCTCTCGGATACGAAAGAACAATCGGTATGGGAACCAAGCCTGACGGCAGTGTGCTGATTTACGCAGGATTGAAGACGCATGACGACACCGCGAGGCAGAGCCTCGAAGAGGCAAGCAGCCCGGACCAGCGAGTGGCATGGTTCCACACCAACTTTGAAGGGTGGAGTGAGCTGTGGGAACCGCTCTTCAGGGAGGCCGTGTCGATGGTCTGGCGCCCGCTACTTGTTTGCCCTTCGAATCAGCATTGGGAACCGAAGCCCAACGTTACGTTGGTCGGCGATGCAGCGCATGTGATGCCACCGTATGCCGGCGAAGGTGTAAACATGGCAATGCTCGACGCCCTGGTACTGTCGAAGTTCCTCCTCGGCGAAAAGACGTCATCTGGCGCGATTGCGATGTATGAGGAAGAGATGTTTGCGCGGATGCGTCACATGACGGCAGACACAATGGCAAACACAGAGATGTTCTATGCGCCGGATGCCTCCAATCGTGTTGTGGCTTTGTTTCGCAGCTTCGGTGGAGCTGAGGCGGCTCCGCCAAATGAGTTCTCGTCATTGTGA
- a CDS encoding SDR family oxidoreductase, with protein sequence MSSDKNAFSRRDLVGHLGAGIAGAAVTAAVPAIAQTQREGNSSAPFVDPTTKYPKPPYDTTQQPWPGLASKMIPPPDHGETSYKGSGRLEGRKALITGGDSGMGRAAAIAYAREGADVAIVYYPSEEPDAQEVVTLVKKAGRKCVTIPGDLRDESFCTSLVQKTISGLGGLDILVSNAARQTQSKMITDISSDLFDTIMKTNLYAPYWIIKAAVPHLPPGSAIIATTSEQAYDPIPELYAYAQTKAATMNFVKSLAKMLGPKGVRVNGVAPGPIYTPLQVSGGATVEHFKNFGADYPLGRAGQPCELASIYVQLAANDASYTTGNIYGAGGGMGQP encoded by the coding sequence ATGTCTTCGGATAAAAATGCGTTTTCGCGTCGCGACCTCGTCGGCCATTTAGGAGCTGGTATCGCCGGCGCAGCAGTAACTGCCGCCGTTCCGGCCATCGCTCAAACTCAGCGTGAAGGCAATTCCAGCGCACCCTTCGTTGACCCAACGACAAAATATCCGAAACCTCCCTATGACACGACGCAGCAACCCTGGCCGGGTTTGGCTAGCAAAATGATTCCACCACCCGATCATGGAGAAACCAGCTACAAAGGGTCAGGCCGACTGGAAGGCCGTAAAGCACTTATTACCGGCGGCGACTCTGGCATGGGTCGCGCAGCCGCTATAGCCTATGCTCGCGAAGGCGCGGACGTTGCTATCGTCTACTATCCGTCGGAAGAACCCGATGCGCAGGAGGTCGTCACGCTCGTAAAGAAGGCCGGACGGAAGTGTGTCACGATTCCGGGCGATCTACGGGACGAGTCCTTCTGTACCTCACTCGTACAGAAAACGATCAGTGGTCTTGGCGGCCTCGATATCCTGGTATCCAATGCTGCGCGCCAGACGCAGTCAAAAATGATCACCGACATCTCATCCGATCTCTTCGACACCATCATGAAAACTAATCTCTACGCACCCTACTGGATCATCAAGGCGGCTGTGCCTCATTTGCCACCAGGATCCGCCATCATCGCGACCACGTCCGAGCAGGCCTACGACCCTATCCCGGAGCTATATGCCTATGCGCAGACTAAGGCTGCGACGATGAACTTTGTGAAGTCCCTTGCGAAGATGCTTGGACCAAAAGGTGTCCGCGTAAATGGCGTCGCTCCAGGCCCCATCTACACGCCTCTGCAAGTCTCCGGCGGAGCTACAGTGGAACACTTCAAGAACTTTGGTGCCGACTATCCGCTGGGTCGGGCGGGCCAGCCCTGTGAGCTAGCTTCCATTTACGTTCAACTCGCAGCCAATGATGCCAGCTACACTACCGGAAACATCTATGGAGCAGGTGGGGGCATGGGACAGCCATAA